One genomic window of Clostridioides sp. ES-S-0054-01 includes the following:
- a CDS encoding NCS2 family permease yields the protein MQTTNSSTMQKLFPILTNKNVDMKKEVIAGVTTFLTMAYIIAVNPNILSETGMPAGALVTGTCLAAAFGCILMGVVANLPFALASGMGLNAFFAYTVVLQMGVPWGVALTAVFVEGIIFIVLSVSGVREAVVNAIPRNMKLAVTGGIGIFIALIGLVNSGIVIGDQATLIKMGKFTPAVIITCIGLIIIAVLDKKRVKGSILFGIVVSSLLAWAFAFMNPEYAQKLGIYLPGGIFKFESLAPIAGKIDLGYVLHPTNIGGFLVVVCTFLFVDFFDTVGTLVGVCSKANMLDEKGNVPNVGRALLTDAVATTVGAGLGVSTVTTYVESSTGVIAGGRTGWTAVTVGILFLAAMFFSPVFIAIPSCATAPALIYVGYLMLGTVKDIEFDNITEGVPAFVTIACMALTYSIGDGLTLGILTYVFVNVFYNIFGTKKAEDKKHVSMVMIVLAILFIIKLWLL from the coding sequence ATGCAAACAACAAACAGTAGTACTATGCAGAAACTTTTTCCAATTTTAACTAATAAAAATGTTGACATGAAGAAGGAAGTAATTGCAGGAGTAACTACTTTTTTAACTATGGCTTATATAATAGCTGTAAATCCAAATATTTTGTCTGAAACAGGTATGCCAGCAGGTGCACTTGTTACAGGTACATGTTTAGCAGCAGCATTTGGATGTATTTTAATGGGTGTAGTTGCCAACCTTCCTTTTGCTTTAGCATCGGGTATGGGTCTTAATGCATTTTTTGCATATACAGTAGTTTTACAAATGGGTGTTCCTTGGGGAGTAGCTCTTACAGCAGTATTTGTAGAAGGTATTATTTTTATAGTATTATCAGTAAGTGGAGTTCGTGAGGCTGTTGTAAATGCAATACCAAGAAATATGAAACTAGCTGTTACAGGTGGTATTGGGATATTTATTGCACTTATAGGTTTAGTTAATAGCGGAATTGTCATTGGAGACCAAGCCACTCTTATTAAAATGGGTAAATTTACACCAGCAGTAATAATAACTTGTATAGGATTAATAATTATTGCTGTATTAGATAAAAAAAGAGTTAAAGGTTCTATACTTTTTGGAATAGTAGTAAGTTCATTACTTGCTTGGGCATTTGCTTTTATGAATCCAGAGTATGCACAAAAATTAGGTATATATTTACCTGGTGGAATATTTAAATTTGAAAGTTTAGCACCAATAGCAGGTAAAATAGATTTAGGATATGTACTACATCCAACAAACATAGGTGGTTTTTTAGTAGTAGTTTGCACATTTTTATTTGTTGATTTTTTTGATACAGTAGGTACATTAGTAGGTGTTTGTTCTAAAGCAAACATGCTAGATGAAAAAGGGAATGTTCCTAATGTAGGTAGAGCTTTACTTACAGATGCAGTTGCAACTACAGTTGGTGCAGGACTTGGAGTATCTACAGTTACAACTTATGTTGAGAGTTCAACAGGAGTTATCGCAGGTGGAAGAACTGGATGGACAGCAGTAACAGTTGGAATTTTGTTCTTAGCTGCAATGTTTTTCTCTCCTGTATTTATAGCAATTCCATCATGTGCTACAGCTCCAGCTTTAATATATGTTGGATACTTAATGCTTGGTACAGTTAAGGACATAGAGTTTGATAATATAACTGAAGGTGTTCCAGCTTTTGTTACTATTGCTTGTATGGCATTAACATATAGTATAGGTGATGGTTTAACTTTAGGTATATTAACTTATGTTTTCGTAAATGTATTTTATAATATATTTGGAACTAAAAAGGCAGAAGATAAAAAACATGTTTCTATGGTAATGATTGTTCTGGCTATACTATTTATAATAAAACTTTGGCTATTATAA